One genomic region from Spirosoma sp. KCTC 42546 encodes:
- a CDS encoding beta-L-arabinofuranosidase domain-containing protein, whose amino-acid sequence MRPSLLCLFCLLIAIQTSAQPLGKPIPSRTYLNNRKPLRPNPYIELPLGAIKANGWLKEMLLRQKTGASGRLDELYPSVMGNRNGWLGGDGDQWERGPYWIDGLLPLAYLLDDKELIAKTKPWVEWAINSQQPNGYFGPLKDYPHEAGLQRDNCQDWWPKMVMLKILKQYHSATGDPRVIKLMTNYFKYQLQQLPTYPLDHWTFWARYRAGDNLMVVYWLYNQTGDAFLLKLADLLHKQTFDYTNGFLNTNMLSQLGSIHCVNLAQGIKEPIIYYQQHTEPRYLEAVTKGFADIRRYNGMAHGLYGGDEALHGNNPTQGSELCTAVEMMFSLESMVGITGNVSFADQLEKIAFNALPAQVSDDFMGRQYFQQANQVMLTRHVRNFDQNHGGTDGCVGLLTGYPCCTANMHQGWPKFTQSLWYATADQGLAALVYSPSQVKAYVAGGHEVSFTEETTYPFNDLIRFTLTTDKSANPLKFPFHLRIPAWCREASISVNGTLLKTSAGNQIVVINRTWKSGDVVELRLPMHVFKNQWYENSVSIERGPLTYALKMGEESTGVQNDKDPINYGNHYTEVRPTTPWNFGLLDVADKQLAQTTKVINKETITNYPWNLENAPSEIRVKAKRIPFWQLYSEMAGPIPYSPIYTLKAEQEEEISLVPYGCTTLRISQFPVIQK is encoded by the coding sequence ATGCGCCCATCTCTTTTGTGTTTATTTTGTTTACTGATAGCCATCCAAACAAGTGCTCAGCCATTAGGTAAGCCCATTCCCTCCCGGACCTATCTAAACAACCGAAAGCCACTTCGTCCCAATCCCTATATCGAGTTACCGCTGGGGGCTATCAAGGCTAATGGCTGGCTTAAAGAAATGCTTTTACGGCAAAAGACGGGGGCATCGGGGCGTCTCGATGAGCTCTATCCATCCGTGATGGGCAATCGGAATGGCTGGCTGGGTGGTGATGGTGACCAGTGGGAACGGGGCCCGTATTGGATCGACGGTCTGTTGCCCCTCGCCTATCTGCTGGATGATAAAGAACTGATTGCCAAAACGAAACCCTGGGTAGAGTGGGCCATTAACAGCCAGCAACCCAATGGCTATTTTGGTCCATTAAAAGATTATCCGCATGAGGCAGGTCTGCAACGCGATAATTGTCAGGACTGGTGGCCTAAAATGGTGATGCTAAAAATCCTGAAGCAGTACCACTCGGCAACCGGAGATCCTCGCGTGATTAAGCTGATGACCAACTACTTCAAATATCAGTTGCAGCAACTCCCCACCTACCCGCTCGATCACTGGACGTTCTGGGCGCGGTACCGGGCTGGCGATAACCTGATGGTTGTTTACTGGCTTTACAACCAAACTGGCGATGCATTTCTGCTCAAACTAGCCGACCTCCTTCACAAGCAAACCTTCGATTATACCAACGGGTTTCTGAACACCAACATGCTCTCCCAACTAGGCAGTATTCACTGTGTAAACCTGGCTCAGGGAATTAAAGAGCCAATAATTTATTACCAGCAGCATACCGAACCCAGGTATCTGGAAGCCGTAACCAAAGGATTTGCCGACATCCGCCGGTACAATGGGATGGCCCATGGCCTGTACGGGGGCGACGAAGCCCTGCATGGAAACAATCCCACCCAGGGGTCTGAACTTTGTACGGCCGTGGAAATGATGTTTAGCCTGGAAAGTATGGTCGGTATTACGGGCAACGTATCCTTTGCCGACCAGTTGGAGAAAATCGCCTTTAATGCCTTGCCTGCTCAGGTTAGCGATGACTTTATGGGCCGTCAGTATTTTCAACAGGCCAATCAGGTCATGCTGACGCGACATGTACGTAATTTCGATCAAAATCATGGCGGCACCGATGGCTGCGTGGGCTTGCTGACGGGCTATCCTTGCTGCACGGCCAACATGCACCAGGGCTGGCCCAAATTTACCCAAAGCCTATGGTATGCTACCGCTGATCAGGGTCTAGCGGCTTTGGTTTATTCGCCCAGTCAGGTAAAGGCCTATGTGGCGGGCGGCCATGAAGTAAGTTTCACGGAAGAAACTACCTACCCGTTCAATGACCTCATCCGGTTTACATTAACGACAGATAAGTCTGCAAATCCACTCAAATTTCCGTTCCACCTGCGAATTCCAGCCTGGTGCAGGGAGGCCAGTATTTCGGTAAACGGTACGCTTTTAAAAACATCAGCAGGTAATCAGATCGTCGTGATCAATCGCACGTGGAAATCGGGCGATGTGGTCGAATTGCGCCTGCCCATGCACGTCTTCAAAAATCAGTGGTACGAAAACTCCGTTTCCATTGAACGGGGCCCGCTGACGTACGCGCTGAAAATGGGAGAAGAATCGACCGGTGTCCAGAATGACAAAGACCCGATTAATTACGGTAACCACTATACGGAGGTTCGTCCCACCACGCCCTGGAACTTCGGATTACTGGACGTAGCCGATAAGCAGTTAGCCCAAACTACAAAGGTGATCAACAAAGAAACGATAACAAATTACCCCTGGAATCTGGAAAATGCCCCTTCAGAAATTCGGGTAAAAGCGAAGCGTATTCCGTTCTGGCAACTCTATAGCGAGATGGCTGGACCAATTCCGTACAGCCCGATCTATACTCTGAAAGCCGAACAGGAAGAAGAAATTAGCCTGGTTCCCTATGGATGCACGACTCTACGGATTTCGCAGTTTCCGGTTATCCAAAAGTAA
- a CDS encoding glycoside hydrolase family 9 protein: MRVRQIAVSVLSMFVSHAVWSQSPVSGTGSLSSGGRTRTFSYHLPTNLPKDNLPVVLAYHGDGGTGASFQAYAGLDAVANAQNFIVVYPDAVPVGGSLQFNKYADTAPGFGTAGDANGPNPADPNAPDDVLFTSDLIDYFAQKYRINRNRVYVTGHSGGGYMCYFLSMALPTKIAAIAPVAASLWGNNKYLNTYFSATTYKPIPVLHIHSKGDPTVDAPIIPYPKTPAYVWPLSNYSGLNCNNWSTYSTTAVNPNVDSLTFCGSGKKVVLLMTKDATHGWSSQFNVAQTIWNFVKAYQLNSFPEVDNHLKVDQFGYLPLARKTAVISSPQTGYNSSETFTPSSYYQIRKAANDAVVLRGTPTAWNGGATHAQSGDKVWWFDFSSVQEAGQYYVYDSLQHKRSYTFEIGNTVYQPVLKQAARVFFYQRSGFAKQTPYAQAPWTDGAAFLGTQQDTDCRLVSNTSAATSLDLQGGWFDAGDYNKYVPFTYGPLVDMLLAYQENPVAWTDDFAIPESGNGVPDLLDEVKWELDWLRRMQQPNGSLLHKVSVTDFSATSPPSADTHVRRYGAASTDATATGAAVFALAAIQFKSLSNPQMQTYGSTLQAAAISAFNWATANPAVLFNNNGFQSVAATYSDHDRLARRVAAAAFLFVLTGDNTYKTFFDANYSQIHLLQWGFAYPFEATYQDALLYYARAPGATASVKNAILSTYTASLKTTNSDNLPAYLNQSDAYRAFLSNTNYTWGSNETKAHQGNMFFSMNTYNQDAVNKTNYRDAGMGFIHYLHGVNPTAYCYLTNMGTYGGEFSAPTMYHSWFGDGTVFDFNPPPAYLMGGANPTYAPDAAYSGPLISPPQNQPIQKSYKAWNTSYPENSWQLNEPAIYSQGAYLRLLAQSICYTDVVTSVKSGSWNDPFTWACGRIPSITDRVSIQSSHIVTVDAVVNAKKLELKGKLTYTNGSKLNIGN; this comes from the coding sequence ATGAGAGTTCGTCAAATTGCGGTTTCTGTTTTAAGCATGTTCGTTAGTCATGCGGTTTGGTCGCAAAGCCCTGTTAGTGGAACTGGAAGCCTCAGTTCCGGTGGACGAACCCGTACGTTCTCCTATCATTTACCCACTAACCTTCCCAAAGACAATTTGCCAGTTGTTCTTGCCTATCATGGCGATGGTGGAACAGGGGCTTCCTTTCAAGCCTATGCCGGATTGGATGCGGTTGCCAATGCACAGAATTTCATTGTGGTCTATCCCGATGCCGTACCGGTAGGAGGGAGCCTTCAATTTAACAAATACGCCGATACAGCACCCGGATTTGGCACGGCTGGTGATGCAAACGGCCCCAATCCCGCTGACCCCAATGCGCCCGACGATGTATTGTTTACATCAGATCTGATTGACTATTTCGCTCAGAAATACCGCATCAACCGAAATCGGGTGTATGTGACCGGCCACTCAGGAGGGGGCTATATGTGCTATTTCCTGAGTATGGCGTTGCCGACTAAAATTGCAGCTATTGCGCCTGTTGCGGCCAGTTTATGGGGCAACAACAAGTACCTAAACACCTACTTCTCCGCAACTACTTACAAACCCATCCCCGTTTTGCATATTCACAGTAAAGGTGATCCGACGGTAGATGCCCCCATCATTCCGTACCCAAAAACACCGGCTTACGTCTGGCCACTCTCAAATTACTCAGGCCTTAACTGCAATAACTGGAGTACATACTCAACCACGGCCGTTAACCCGAACGTAGATTCGTTAACCTTTTGTGGGTCCGGGAAAAAGGTGGTGCTATTGATGACAAAAGACGCTACCCATGGCTGGAGTTCGCAGTTTAACGTGGCACAAACGATCTGGAATTTTGTAAAAGCCTATCAGCTCAATTCGTTTCCAGAAGTTGATAATCACCTGAAAGTAGATCAGTTCGGCTATCTGCCATTGGCCCGGAAAACGGCTGTGATCAGCAGCCCGCAAACAGGCTATAATTCATCAGAAACCTTTACACCCTCCAGCTATTATCAAATCCGCAAAGCCGCGAACGATGCCGTAGTGTTGCGGGGAACGCCAACAGCCTGGAATGGAGGAGCTACCCATGCTCAATCGGGCGATAAAGTCTGGTGGTTTGATTTTTCATCCGTTCAGGAAGCGGGCCAGTATTACGTCTATGATTCACTTCAGCATAAACGTTCCTACACCTTTGAGATCGGAAATACGGTCTACCAACCCGTTCTGAAGCAAGCTGCACGCGTTTTTTTCTATCAACGGAGCGGTTTTGCTAAACAGACACCCTATGCTCAGGCCCCCTGGACCGATGGCGCTGCGTTCCTGGGTACGCAACAGGATACCGATTGCCGACTCGTTAGTAACACGAGTGCGGCTACTTCGCTTGACTTACAGGGAGGCTGGTTCGATGCGGGCGATTACAATAAATACGTACCGTTTACCTACGGCCCACTTGTCGATATGCTCCTGGCTTATCAGGAGAATCCGGTAGCCTGGACGGATGATTTTGCCATTCCGGAGTCGGGAAATGGGGTGCCGGATTTACTGGACGAAGTAAAATGGGAACTCGACTGGTTACGACGGATGCAGCAGCCGAATGGCTCGTTGCTTCATAAAGTATCGGTCACGGATTTCAGTGCTACCTCGCCCCCCAGTGCCGATACGCACGTTCGTCGGTACGGAGCCGCCAGTACCGATGCCACGGCAACGGGGGCGGCTGTATTTGCGCTGGCAGCCATTCAGTTTAAATCGCTCAGTAACCCACAAATGCAGACCTATGGGAGCACACTTCAGGCCGCGGCCATCAGTGCCTTCAACTGGGCGACTGCCAATCCGGCCGTGCTATTTAACAACAATGGATTTCAGAGTGTTGCGGCTACCTATTCAGACCATGACCGATTAGCACGTCGGGTTGCCGCAGCTGCTTTTCTGTTTGTACTCACCGGCGACAATACGTACAAGACTTTTTTTGATGCGAACTACAGCCAGATTCACCTGCTTCAGTGGGGATTTGCCTACCCATTCGAGGCAACCTATCAGGATGCCTTATTGTATTATGCCCGCGCTCCGGGCGCTACGGCCAGTGTCAAAAATGCGATCTTATCGACCTATACAGCCAGTCTGAAAACGACGAATTCGGATAACCTGCCTGCTTACCTGAATCAATCCGATGCGTACCGGGCTTTTCTGAGCAATACCAATTACACCTGGGGTAGTAATGAGACAAAAGCTCACCAGGGGAATATGTTTTTTTCGATGAATACCTACAATCAGGATGCCGTCAACAAAACGAATTACCGGGATGCAGGCATGGGTTTTATTCATTACCTGCACGGTGTGAATCCTACGGCCTATTGCTACCTGACGAATATGGGCACTTATGGAGGAGAGTTTTCGGCGCCAACCATGTACCACTCCTGGTTTGGCGATGGTACCGTTTTTGATTTTAATCCGCCACCGGCCTATCTGATGGGCGGTGCGAATCCTACCTACGCACCCGATGCGGCATATTCAGGGCCACTAATTAGCCCTCCGCAAAACCAACCCATTCAGAAATCCTATAAAGCCTGGAATACCAGCTACCCAGAGAACTCCTGGCAGCTAAATGAACCCGCCATTTATTCGCAGGGGGCTTATTTACGACTGCTTGCTCAGTCAATATGTTATACGGATGTGGTGACCAGTGTAAAATCGGGTAGTTGGAATGATCCTTTTACCTGGGCGTGTGGTCGAATTCCGTCAATTACTGATCGCGTGAGTATACAATCATCACACATTGTTACAGTCGATGCCGTCGTCAACGCTAAAAAGCTGGAGTTGAAAGGGAAGCTAACCTATACCAATGGAAGTAAGCTCAATATAGGTAACTAA
- a CDS encoding IS3 family transposase has protein sequence MCKVLQVNRSSYYYWLAQRPTKRARENEAITQLISNLFTASKGRYGSPKITRDLRAQGVKVSRPRVARLIRQANLKSVIQKKYVVTTTDSKHAYPVAENHLNRQFNPVKPGLAWVSDLTARAAPLYPYRGRLAVSDYDYGFV, from the coding sequence ATGTGTAAAGTACTACAAGTAAACCGTAGTAGCTATTATTATTGGCTAGCCCAACGACCCACCAAACGGGCACGTGAGAATGAAGCTATCACTCAATTAATTAGTAACTTATTCACGGCCAGTAAAGGCCGGTATGGGAGCCCCAAAATCACTCGAGATCTGAGGGCCCAGGGTGTAAAGGTATCCCGGCCCCGAGTGGCTAGACTCATTAGGCAGGCTAATCTCAAAAGCGTCATTCAGAAGAAGTATGTGGTCACCACTACAGATTCAAAGCACGCCTACCCAGTAGCAGAAAACCATTTGAACCGCCAATTCAATCCGGTAAAACCGGGCCTGGCCTGGGTTTCGGATCTGACCGCACGGGCGGCCCCGCTATATCCGTACAGGGGAAGGCTAGCTGTATCTGACTATGATTATGGATTTGTATGA
- a CDS encoding LytTR family DNA-binding domain-containing protein: protein MKKALPPKQLINHIEPQSVLYLTGDANYSRIHLMNGTVFLSAYTLKWFAQKWPEFLRPHKQALVNPAYIHRLQVAASLRSQSYVVMQDQVQLPISRRRVPVMLFQLGRA, encoded by the coding sequence ATGAAAAAAGCGCTACCCCCCAAACAACTTATCAACCATATCGAGCCTCAGTCCGTCCTTTACCTGACGGGAGATGCTAATTACAGCCGTATCCATTTGATGAACGGAACCGTATTTTTGTCTGCTTATACCTTAAAATGGTTTGCTCAGAAGTGGCCTGAGTTTCTTCGCCCTCACAAACAAGCCCTGGTCAACCCTGCCTACATTCACCGCCTGCAAGTAGCCGCCAGCCTACGATCCCAAAGCTACGTAGTCATGCAGGATCAAGTTCAGCTACCCATATCCCGCCGTCGAGTACCCGTTATGCTATTTCAGCTAGGACGGGCGTAA
- a CDS encoding Gfo/Idh/MocA family protein produces the protein MHIGLIGCGLWGQLILKTLTELAVTVTVCDTDPDIRRQALQLGALDATAFVDTLLSVDGLIIATPASTHCAVLEQIAPFGKPIYVEKPLAISYQEALRIGRLPLPPTFMMHIWRYHPGIELLQKISQSGELGELVLLKTTRYNWTSPRTDTDTLRTLTPHDLSILLHILGQVPTPKAALAERHNGQIRGLTVLMGDKPGCIIDVSTRYSDKRREVRLHGTAGVAVLADERASAVDIWYGTDQTSISQRRHERRLFDSTTPLQLELSAFIGYLKGGPPPISPLKEGIELMRILEEIERLT, from the coding sequence ATGCATATTGGTTTGATTGGTTGTGGGCTCTGGGGCCAGTTGATTTTAAAAACGCTGACGGAATTGGCTGTGACTGTTACCGTCTGTGATACCGATCCTGACATACGTAGGCAAGCTCTCCAACTGGGGGCTTTAGATGCTACGGCTTTTGTCGATACACTACTCTCTGTCGATGGGCTGATTATAGCCACACCCGCTTCAACGCATTGTGCTGTGCTGGAACAGATTGCGCCATTTGGCAAACCTATTTATGTAGAAAAACCCCTGGCCATCTCTTACCAGGAGGCACTCCGCATTGGCCGATTACCCTTGCCGCCCACCTTTATGATGCATATCTGGCGGTATCATCCTGGTATTGAGCTATTGCAAAAAATTAGTCAATCTGGTGAATTGGGAGAATTAGTACTGCTGAAAACTACCCGCTATAACTGGACAAGCCCACGCACTGATACTGACACGCTTCGAACGCTAACTCCGCATGACCTGTCTATTCTACTGCATATTCTGGGTCAGGTACCAACGCCAAAAGCAGCACTGGCCGAACGACATAATGGACAAATACGAGGCCTAACGGTATTGATGGGCGATAAGCCGGGCTGTATAATCGACGTGTCGACCCGCTATTCGGATAAACGACGGGAGGTGCGGCTCCATGGTACTGCAGGTGTAGCTGTATTGGCCGATGAGCGGGCCAGCGCCGTCGATATTTGGTACGGTACTGACCAGACATCGATCAGCCAGCGCCGGCACGAACGTCGTTTATTCGATTCAACAACTCCCTTACAACTTGAGTTGAGCGCTTTTATCGGTTATCTGAAGGGGGGACCTCCACCTATCAGTCCGTTAAAAGAAGGTATTGAATTAATGCGGATACTTGAAGAAATAGAACGGCTTACCTAA
- a CDS encoding glycosyltransferase family A protein: MNESILATIILPTTADRGILLPLCVGSIQRQTLQAFELFIIGDGVDEGTRAVILDLMREDGRIHFFDHPKHPRRGELYRHQALQQARGFFVAYICDRDLWLSHHLQTLAKHLSTADLVATNYYYVRRNQQLFLPYLPVSPQQATVLSILSAAGHRLDFYKKLPYGWRTTPVNRPTDLYMWEQIIAQPNCRFAIAWQPTLLYFKRNDHPGWPTAQRYEELARWTAIMQTPVELQSAIDQALASLFCERNQFKRSWILVRGKRLSDLPDWLRGKVQRWLKRPSDPSAEESWLPDPIESDR; encoded by the coding sequence ATGAACGAATCTATTCTGGCCACCATTATTTTACCTACTACCGCCGACCGGGGGATTTTGTTGCCGTTATGCGTAGGAAGTATACAACGACAGACGCTACAGGCCTTTGAGTTGTTTATCATCGGTGATGGGGTTGACGAGGGTACTCGAGCCGTTATTCTTGACTTGATGCGGGAGGATGGACGCATCCATTTTTTCGATCATCCTAAACACCCCCGCCGGGGTGAACTATACCGACATCAGGCACTACAGCAAGCGCGTGGCTTTTTTGTTGCGTATATCTGTGATCGTGATCTATGGTTATCTCATCACCTTCAAACCCTTGCCAAACACCTGAGTACGGCCGATTTAGTTGCCACAAATTATTATTACGTTCGGCGTAACCAGCAGTTGTTTCTGCCCTATTTGCCCGTCTCTCCGCAACAGGCAACTGTCCTTAGCATTTTATCGGCAGCAGGGCATCGGCTTGACTTTTACAAAAAACTGCCTTACGGCTGGCGGACAACCCCAGTGAACCGTCCAACCGATCTCTATATGTGGGAACAGATTATAGCCCAGCCCAATTGCCGGTTTGCTATAGCCTGGCAGCCTACTCTCTTATATTTCAAACGAAATGATCATCCTGGTTGGCCTACCGCTCAACGCTATGAAGAACTGGCCCGCTGGACTGCAATAATGCAAACACCGGTAGAGCTACAATCGGCTATAGATCAGGCTTTGGCTAGTTTGTTTTGTGAGAGAAATCAGTTCAAGCGGAGCTGGATACTTGTTCGAGGAAAACGCTTGTCCGATTTGCCTGACTGGCTTAGGGGTAAAGTTCAGCGTTGGCTAAAGAGACCATCAGATCCGTCAGCAGAGGAAAGCTGGCTGCCCGATCCGATAGAATCGGATCGCTGA
- a CDS encoding dTDP-4-dehydrorhamnose 3,5-epimerase family protein: protein MNHSPSLPVTSRLIVGKLLDGVELRQLNEIADQRGSFTETFALQWGVGISPAQWSIVRSGTNVLRGLHIHQRHDEYFCLLEGHCRVGLYDARPDSRTYQQYALYELFGADMKALIFPAGLLHGWYFLTPSIHLQAVSECYSTYAQDDNLGCRWDDPALNIPWGISDPILSDRAASFPLLTDLMVSLANAELYP from the coding sequence ATGAATCATTCGCCGAGTTTACCCGTGACTTCCAGATTAATTGTAGGAAAACTTTTGGATGGAGTTGAGTTAAGGCAACTCAATGAAATAGCTGATCAGCGGGGGTCATTTACGGAAACATTTGCTTTACAATGGGGAGTAGGGATTTCCCCCGCGCAATGGAGTATAGTCCGTTCTGGAACGAATGTGTTGCGAGGTTTGCACATTCACCAACGGCATGATGAATACTTCTGCTTACTTGAGGGACATTGCCGGGTTGGGCTGTATGACGCCCGCCCCGATTCGCGCACCTATCAGCAATACGCCCTTTACGAGCTATTCGGGGCAGATATGAAGGCGCTTATTTTTCCAGCTGGCCTCTTACATGGCTGGTATTTCCTCACCCCTTCGATCCATTTACAAGCTGTTTCGGAATGCTATAGTACCTATGCTCAAGATGATAATCTGGGTTGTCGCTGGGACGACCCAGCCCTAAACATCCCCTGGGGAATCAGCGATCCGATTCTATCGGATCGGGCAGCCAGCTTTCCTCTGCTGACGGATCTGATGGTCTCTTTAGCCAACGCTGAACTTTACCCCTAA
- a CDS encoding DUF3667 domain-containing protein has product MAEEVVESFTHADHTLLRTLKALLFRPGKLTVEYVAGRRVHYMKPLGLFLVVNLVFFLLATYNAFNQPLSSFLNYNNYTVFGTKEAVQQALTSSGQTLATFQPIFDASMKASSKTYLIILIPLFALMFGVLMWSAHRTFIEHLVFSTHFLSFVLIFFLLQQFLVVLPFIWIIGQLQWEARGDLIASLIGLVFLGFYQARAFRRFYGTGTIWSVFAALLSTVLFAGVIMAYRLILFYKILYLTHS; this is encoded by the coding sequence GTGGCTGAAGAAGTAGTTGAGAGTTTTACCCATGCCGATCATACACTGCTAAGGACGCTAAAAGCCTTACTGTTTCGACCCGGAAAGCTCACGGTTGAGTATGTAGCAGGTCGGCGGGTACATTATATGAAGCCATTAGGCCTATTTTTGGTGGTTAATCTGGTGTTTTTTCTGTTGGCTACTTACAATGCGTTTAACCAACCGCTAAGTAGCTTTCTCAATTATAACAACTATACCGTTTTTGGTACCAAAGAAGCAGTGCAGCAGGCACTGACTAGCTCAGGCCAGACGCTGGCAACTTTTCAGCCGATATTCGATGCGTCTATGAAAGCCAGTTCGAAAACCTATCTCATCATACTGATTCCACTGTTCGCGCTGATGTTTGGCGTGTTGATGTGGTCTGCCCATCGGACATTTATTGAGCATCTGGTCTTCTCGACACACTTCTTGAGTTTCGTATTGATCTTTTTTTTACTTCAGCAGTTCCTTGTCGTATTACCCTTCATCTGGATAATTGGGCAACTCCAATGGGAGGCCCGGGGAGATCTGATAGCAAGCCTTATTGGCCTGGTTTTTCTAGGCTTCTATCAGGCCCGCGCGTTTAGGCGATTTTACGGCACTGGTACGATCTGGTCTGTCTTTGCTGCCTTATTGAGTACCGTGTTGTTTGCTGGGGTGATCATGGCTTACCGACTGATCCTATTTTACAAAATACTGTACTTGACTCATTCATAA
- a CDS encoding peroxiredoxin, giving the protein MLYQGRSVLRAQNNTLNQCFEEQINARHAVVTNKLPNQSASALGVLFDPTQQKLQQIDHDWAECVKGHPIPLSTFKTLTGESYDSASLAGKIVVINFWFMGCAPCRSEMPALNRLVDEYKGKNVLFLGFTPDRSASLKPDFFQQNRFDFTIVPDAKNMASSFHFMGYPTTYVVDQRGIIREAWLGGGGLNKLYPYYKAKTAIDTLLLMSSK; this is encoded by the coding sequence ATGCTTTACCAGGGAAGGTCTGTTTTACGTGCTCAAAATAATACGCTGAACCAGTGTTTTGAAGAGCAAATCAATGCCAGGCACGCGGTAGTCACGAATAAATTGCCTAATCAATCTGCATCTGCATTGGGTGTACTTTTCGACCCTACACAGCAAAAGCTTCAGCAGATTGACCACGATTGGGCAGAATGCGTGAAAGGCCATCCTATACCTCTATCCACCTTTAAAACTCTCACTGGCGAATCCTATGATTCAGCTTCGTTAGCGGGTAAGATTGTCGTAATCAATTTCTGGTTCATGGGATGTGCACCCTGTCGGTCCGAAATGCCCGCATTAAATAGACTAGTAGATGAGTACAAGGGCAAAAATGTTCTCTTTCTCGGTTTTACTCCTGACAGATCGGCTTCGTTAAAACCCGATTTTTTTCAGCAGAATCGATTTGATTTTACCATAGTCCCTGATGCTAAAAACATGGCAAGTTCATTCCATTTCATGGGGTACCCAACTACCTATGTAGTAGATCAACGAGGTATTATTCGCGAAGCCTGGCTAGGAGGGGGTGGACTCAATAAACTTTATCCTTATTACAAAGCTAAAACTGCCATCGACACATTATTGCTGATGAGTAGTAAGTGA